Proteins encoded within one genomic window of uncultured Fibrobacter sp.:
- the surE gene encoding 5'/3'-nucleotidase SurE: MLEDQKTRVLIANDDGIKSGYMLALACALAPIADVYVFAPDEEQSGVSHAFTVRRALSVKKVDVDASIEAYSMSGTPADCVKFALGHFAAHGLTTEGVGPGQFDVCFSGVNLGENSGVSSLYSGTVAGAREAALWGVPGIALSLRGTTANMLENAKEFAVKVVKDRLFERIPVGVFWNVNFPKATAETFKGFKATKMALGMFTDHYSHEGNMWQLDGDKLWDEQPKDSDDYLLNQGYATITPHRIDQTDEESLKIISEMIEEN, encoded by the coding sequence ATGTTAGAAGACCAAAAAACACGCGTTCTCATCGCAAACGATGATGGGATAAAAAGCGGCTATATGCTGGCTTTGGCGTGTGCCCTTGCACCCATCGCAGATGTGTATGTTTTTGCACCTGATGAGGAGCAAAGCGGGGTCTCGCACGCCTTTACAGTGCGCAGGGCTTTGTCTGTCAAAAAAGTGGATGTCGACGCTTCTATTGAAGCCTATTCCATGTCCGGAACCCCTGCCGATTGCGTCAAATTTGCGTTGGGCCATTTTGCTGCCCATGGGCTTACCACCGAGGGGGTCGGTCCGGGTCAATTTGATGTGTGTTTTTCGGGCGTGAATCTCGGCGAAAATTCCGGCGTGTCGTCGCTTTATTCAGGCACGGTCGCAGGCGCCCGCGAAGCGGCCCTCTGGGGTGTGCCGGGCATTGCGCTTTCGCTCCGCGGCACAACTGCAAATATGCTCGAAAACGCAAAGGAATTTGCCGTGAAGGTGGTCAAGGATCGCCTGTTCGAACGGATTCCCGTAGGAGTCTTTTGGAACGTGAATTTTCCCAAGGCTACGGCCGAGACCTTCAAAGGTTTCAAGGCGACTAAAATGGCTCTCGGAATGTTTACGGACCACTATTCCCACGAAGGGAACATGTGGCAGCTGGACGGTGACAAGTTGTGGGACGAACAGCCCAAGGATAGCGATGACTATCTGCTGAATCAGGGCTATGCGACGATTACGCCCCACCGCATTGACCAGACCGACGAAGAAAGTTTGAAAATAATAAGTGAAATGATAGAGGAAAACTAA